In a single window of the Acinetobacter sp. CS-2 genome:
- the metF gene encoding methylenetetrahydrofolate reductase [NAD(P)H], protein MTKRVPISFEFFPTKTDAGAEKLRVVHKELQLLNPEFFSVTYGAGGSTRERTLAAINDFNGKGTPVAPHLSCIGDDKARIAELLDLYKSQGIDRIVALRGDLPSGQVGLGELPYAQDLVRFIREHSGDHFHIEVAAYPEMHPQAENFDKDIQHFVEKANAGANAALTQFFFNPDAYFYFVDRIQKEGVNIPVAPGIMPITNASNLIRFADGTGAEIPRWIRKQLATYGDDTASIKAFGHEVVVKLCERLLAGGAPSLHFYTMNTTDPTRQLVTDLGLA, encoded by the coding sequence ATGACCAAACGTGTTCCAATTTCTTTTGAGTTTTTCCCGACTAAAACTGATGCCGGGGCGGAAAAACTTCGTGTTGTTCATAAAGAATTACAACTGTTAAATCCTGAGTTCTTTTCAGTGACTTATGGTGCCGGTGGTTCCACTCGTGAACGTACACTTGCTGCAATCAATGACTTTAATGGCAAAGGCACGCCTGTTGCCCCTCACCTGTCTTGTATTGGTGATGACAAAGCGCGTATTGCAGAGTTGCTGGATTTGTATAAATCACAAGGTATCGACCGTATTGTTGCACTGCGTGGTGACTTGCCTTCAGGTCAGGTTGGCTTGGGTGAATTACCTTATGCGCAGGATCTGGTTCGTTTTATCCGTGAACATTCAGGTGATCACTTCCACATTGAAGTGGCCGCTTACCCGGAAATGCACCCACAGGCAGAAAACTTTGATAAAGACATTCAACACTTTGTCGAAAAAGCCAATGCCGGTGCCAATGCCGCTCTAACCCAGTTCTTCTTTAATCCGGATGCCTACTTCTATTTTGTAGATCGCATTCAGAAAGAAGGTGTGAACATTCCGGTGGCTCCGGGTATTATGCCAATTACCAATGCCAGTAATCTGATTCGCTTCGCAGATGGTACCGGTGCAGAAATCCCGCGCTGGATTCGCAAGCAATTGGCGACTTATGGCGATGACACGGCAAGTATCAAAGCCTTTGGTCATGAAGTTGTGGTGAAATTGTGTGAACGTCTGCTTGCAGGCGGTGCACCGAGCTTGCACTTCTACACCATGAACACGACAGATCCAACACGTCAACTCGTGACTGATCTTGGTCTAGCTTAA
- a CDS encoding 16S rRNA (uracil(1498)-N(3))-methyltransferase, with translation MPRFYIEADLAVDMNAELTETVFHHWVKVLRAQVGEKATLFNGRGGEYEVTLIEVAKKSARVSVDSFNPDDRTPAFSTLLGQVMSKGDRMDYAIQKATELGVSKIQLLTSERCEMRLKYDRDQKKIDHWQGIAIAACEQCGMNKVPEVLAPVSLQDWLETELPTTKLVLAPNKDQVNVLENATQDIALLIGPEGGLSEAEIQLFNQAGFINWCIGNRVLRTETAPIVALSILNYNLTV, from the coding sequence ATGCCACGTTTTTATATTGAAGCTGACTTAGCAGTGGATATGAATGCTGAATTAACTGAAACGGTTTTTCATCACTGGGTCAAAGTATTACGTGCACAAGTCGGTGAAAAAGCCACCTTGTTCAATGGACGGGGTGGTGAATATGAAGTTACGCTTATTGAAGTCGCAAAAAAATCAGCCCGTGTTTCTGTCGATTCCTTCAATCCTGATGACCGTACTCCAGCTTTTAGTACATTGCTTGGACAGGTAATGAGTAAAGGGGATCGAATGGATTATGCCATTCAAAAAGCCACAGAACTTGGCGTATCCAAAATCCAGTTGCTGACTTCTGAACGCTGTGAAATGCGCCTTAAATATGATCGTGACCAAAAGAAAATAGATCACTGGCAAGGCATTGCCATCGCTGCCTGTGAGCAATGCGGCATGAACAAAGTTCCCGAAGTGTTAGCACCTGTATCTTTACAAGACTGGTTAGAAACAGAACTCCCGACCACAAAACTGGTGCTTGCTCCGAATAAAGATCAAGTGAATGTGCTGGAAAATGCGACACAAGACATTGCGCTATTAATTGGACCTGAAGGTGGTCTAAGTGAAGCGGAAATACAATTATTCAACCAAGCAGGCTTTATAAACTGGTGCATCGGCAATCGTGTATTACGAACAGAAACGGCGCCGATTGTTGCTTTATCTATTTTAAATTATAACTTAACTGTATAG
- a CDS encoding EAL domain-containing protein, with amino-acid sequence MSDLQDEYIKQHVNAAQISNTIRLSRFFIVSIVIVSAYVYGIYQFYFIKPSFYFNFWFIGTELLCCLCLLINSVYFKPDQFALAHAHRWLQIQSLVIGSCIALGMGLVYYYLPQYNPAFSHVHALILSALLLIVSQAFALTFLTQRLTYFCLAFIPAIFPYLASQFISTETSDPLFHLTINFALIVILLCANITSRIHQRISALYSKNNRLVENAKQQVLWTDELCKQLQAEINKSKDIELQLQLNNQLLEQKVKERTVDIAKMNADLENQQQNLVLAHEIAGLRPWDWNIKDREILVTDAKQQKTLKPSKLHHHQLQNIIHLDDIEQFKHAMKQHLRGQSPLYEASYRIQNSNGKWKWVHDIGRVIARDPVNKKPLRMVGIRRDIHQERTDQERLKLAASVLQQATEGIFILDDQLCYIDVNPFYEQLTGFTHRHIIGKNLFDITENYQSQQRNSHYSILQQLGKIGEFDGELQETFLSGEEATIWMRINAISDEQNRVTHYIGIVSDLTERKLQEQRLSYLENYDPLTDLPNRFYYNYQLHQYLISQKDSIKQLAVIRLNIDRFRPLNEFLSNSGGDELLRQVAQRLRLTNTEALFVAHLNGDDFAIVYEISPTHPSIQHHCERISKAFSLPFNIFDQDHIITLSMGVAFYPENGRQLDYLNNCAEQALTEAKNLGGNACRFYSNNSSALLEQGIYLERDLRHAINNNELIVYYQPKINFSDQNIYGFEALVRWNHPSKGIIPPNLFIPLAEQTSLISDIGRIVIQQTAKQIRYWNNIGFDNICISVNVVAQQLQRGQLLEDLDHAIQTYNICGSSLELEITESSLLENSVTVKNLLNEIKKRKIHISLDDFGTGYSSLSYLADFPIDILKIDRSFISKIGKNKQEAIVSAMIAMGKAMGMMVVAEGIETKQQLQYLQDLECDIAQGFFFSKPLPEKEATTYLEQHRLIPS; translated from the coding sequence ATGTCAGATCTTCAAGACGAGTATATTAAACAGCATGTGAATGCTGCACAAATTAGCAATACAATTCGACTTAGCCGCTTCTTTATAGTCAGTATTGTGATTGTATCGGCATATGTTTATGGCATTTACCAATTTTATTTTATAAAACCTTCTTTTTATTTCAATTTTTGGTTTATAGGCACTGAACTCTTGTGTTGCCTGTGTTTACTGATTAACAGTGTTTATTTTAAACCCGACCAATTTGCCTTAGCTCATGCGCATCGTTGGCTACAAATTCAAAGTTTAGTGATTGGTAGCTGTATTGCCTTAGGTATGGGCTTGGTTTACTACTATTTACCTCAATACAACCCTGCCTTTAGTCATGTTCATGCCTTAATTTTGTCAGCATTATTACTGATTGTGAGTCAGGCATTTGCCCTGACCTTTTTAACCCAGCGCTTAACTTATTTCTGTCTGGCATTTATACCTGCTATTTTCCCTTATCTGGCTTCACAATTTATCAGCACAGAAACATCCGATCCTTTATTCCATCTCACTATTAATTTTGCACTGATTGTCATTTTATTATGCGCCAATATCACATCGCGTATTCATCAGCGTATTTCTGCACTTTACTCAAAAAACAACCGTTTAGTTGAAAATGCCAAACAACAGGTTTTATGGACGGATGAATTATGCAAACAGTTACAAGCTGAAATTAATAAATCAAAAGATATAGAGCTGCAATTACAATTAAACAATCAGCTGCTGGAGCAAAAAGTTAAAGAACGAACTGTTGATATTGCCAAAATGAATGCCGATCTGGAAAATCAGCAACAGAATCTGGTTTTGGCGCATGAAATTGCCGGACTGCGCCCCTGGGACTGGAATATCAAAGATCGTGAAATTCTGGTGACGGATGCAAAACAGCAAAAAACCCTGAAGCCCTCTAAACTGCATCATCATCAACTGCAAAACATTATTCATCTGGATGATATTGAGCAGTTCAAGCATGCAATGAAACAACATTTACGTGGTCAGTCACCACTTTATGAAGCGAGCTATCGAATTCAGAACAGCAATGGCAAGTGGAAATGGGTTCATGATATTGGTCGGGTCATTGCTCGTGATCCGGTCAATAAAAAGCCCCTGCGCATGGTGGGTATCCGTCGTGACATTCATCAGGAACGTACCGATCAGGAACGCTTAAAATTAGCTGCCAGTGTACTTCAGCAAGCAACTGAAGGCATTTTTATTCTCGATGATCAGCTATGCTACATTGATGTCAATCCATTTTATGAACAACTCACCGGTTTTACTCACCGACATATTATTGGCAAAAATTTATTTGATATTACGGAAAATTATCAGTCACAACAAAGAAACAGCCACTACTCGATTCTTCAGCAGCTGGGAAAAATCGGTGAGTTTGATGGTGAACTGCAGGAAACATTCCTTTCAGGTGAAGAAGCAACCATCTGGATGCGCATTAATGCCATTAGCGATGAGCAGAACCGTGTCACTCACTATATCGGTATCGTCTCCGATTTAACTGAACGTAAACTGCAAGAACAACGGTTGTCTTATTTAGAAAATTACGATCCTTTAACCGATTTGCCGAACCGTTTTTATTACAACTACCAGTTACATCAATATTTAATTAGTCAAAAAGATTCCATTAAACAGCTGGCCGTTATTCGTTTAAATATCGATCGTTTCAGGCCTTTAAATGAATTTTTAAGTAATAGTGGTGGTGACGAACTGTTACGCCAAGTTGCACAAAGACTGCGACTGACCAATACCGAAGCATTATTTGTAGCGCATCTGAATGGCGATGATTTTGCAATTGTGTATGAGATTTCACCTACTCACCCGTCAATTCAACATCATTGTGAACGTATAAGTAAAGCTTTTTCCTTACCCTTTAACATTTTCGATCAGGACCATATTATCACCCTGTCCATGGGCGTTGCATTCTATCCGGAAAATGGACGTCAGCTGGATTATCTGAATAATTGCGCTGAGCAGGCCTTGACTGAAGCAAAAAACCTAGGCGGCAATGCCTGTCGTTTCTACTCCAATAACAGTAGCGCTTTACTTGAACAAGGCATTTATCTGGAACGCGATTTGCGCCATGCCATCAATAATAACGAGCTCATTGTTTACTATCAGCCGAAAATAAATTTCAGTGATCAGAATATTTACGGTTTTGAAGCACTGGTGCGCTGGAATCATCCAAGCAAGGGCATTATTCCACCCAACCTGTTTATTCCCTTGGCAGAACAAACCAGCCTGATCTCGGATATTGGCCGGATTGTGATTCAACAAACAGCCAAACAGATCCGCTACTGGAACAATATCGGGTTTGACAATATTTGCATATCCGTCAATGTGGTGGCCCAGCAATTACAACGCGGACAATTGCTGGAAGATCTGGATCATGCCATCCAGACCTATAACATTTGTGGTTCCAGCCTGGAACTTGAAATTACCGAATCATCGTTACTGGAAAATTCAGTCACGGTGAAAAACCTGTTGAATGAAATTAAAAAACGGAAAATTCATATCTCGCTCGATGATTTTGGCACAGGCTACTCGTCCCTGTCTTATCTTGCCGATTTCCCGATTGATATACTTAAAATAGATCGCAGTTTTATATCTAAAATCGGAAAAAATAAGCAGGAAGCAATTGTCAGTGCTATGATCGCCATGGGCAAAGCCATGGGAATGATGGTGGTTGCAGAAGGTATTGAAACCAAGCAACAGCTACAGTACCTGCAAGATCTGGAATGCGATATTGCTCAAGGTTTCTTTTTTTCCAAGCCGCTTCCTGAAAAAGAAGCCACCACATACCTAGAACAACATCGACTTATACCTTCTTGA
- a CDS encoding NADP-dependent malic enzyme, producing the protein MEDQSLKQQALYYHEFPTPGKISVTPSKQLVNQRDLALAYSPGVAAPCLEIERDPSTAALYTARGNLVAVVSNGTAVLGLGNIGPLASKPVMEGKGVLFKKFAGVDVFDIEIDENDPDKIVDIVAALEPTFGGINLEDIKAPECFYIEQKLRERMNIPVFHDDQHGTSIIVGAALLNALQFNGKKIEEIKIVASGAGAAALSCLNLLCALGAKKENIIVADSRGLLTTQREGLDESKKAYVQDITATQLGEVLEGADMFLGLSAAGILTKEMVKTMAANPIIFALANPDPEILPEHAHEVRDDVIMATGRSDYPNQVNNALCFPYIFRGALDVGATTINEEMKIACVHAIARMAHVEADAASYGEKSASFGRDYLIPRPLDQRLILEIAPAIAQAAMDSGVATRPIQDFSAYRQRLSEFVYNSAFMMKPIFAQAKTDPKRIAYAEGEDLRVLRAVQIAVDEGLAKPILVGRPAVIEANIKKLGLRLEDGVNITIIDQEKNPHYEMFADDYYSIMQRKGVTPEYAQREARRRSTLIASMLVKHGLADGMLCGTYSSYDIHLDFVSNIIGKKEGHNTFFTLNALMLEDRNLFIADTYINRNPTAEQLAEMTILAAEEVRRFGVTPRIALLSHSSFGSDQDDLSAQKMRKVYDILSETAPELEVEGEMHGDAALDENIRHFAFPNSRFKGSANLLIMPNLDAANISFNLLKSTSGNNVTIGPILLGVSKPVHILTPTTTTRRLVNMTALTVAEIQENEKLAL; encoded by the coding sequence ATGGAAGATCAATCTTTAAAACAACAGGCATTGTATTATCACGAATTCCCAACACCAGGAAAAATCAGCGTCACGCCTAGCAAGCAACTGGTCAATCAACGTGACTTAGCGCTTGCCTACTCACCAGGTGTTGCTGCACCATGTCTTGAGATTGAACGTGACCCTTCAACTGCTGCCCTTTATACTGCACGCGGTAACCTTGTAGCAGTGGTGAGTAATGGTACTGCAGTACTGGGTTTAGGAAATATCGGTCCTTTGGCATCTAAACCGGTAATGGAAGGTAAAGGCGTACTGTTCAAAAAATTTGCCGGTGTCGATGTATTCGATATTGAAATTGATGAAAACGACCCTGACAAAATTGTCGACATCGTGGCCGCGCTAGAACCTACTTTTGGTGGGATTAACCTTGAGGATATCAAGGCACCAGAATGTTTCTATATCGAGCAAAAACTTCGTGAACGCATGAACATTCCTGTGTTCCACGATGACCAGCACGGTACCTCTATTATTGTGGGTGCAGCTCTTCTGAATGCATTGCAATTCAACGGCAAAAAAATTGAAGAAATCAAGATTGTCGCTTCAGGTGCAGGTGCAGCAGCACTGTCTTGCTTAAATCTTCTTTGTGCCCTGGGTGCTAAGAAAGAGAATATTATCGTTGCCGATTCACGTGGTCTATTAACCACTCAGCGTGAAGGTCTGGATGAATCTAAAAAAGCATACGTACAAGACATCACCGCTACTCAGCTCGGTGAAGTACTTGAAGGTGCTGATATGTTCCTGGGTCTGTCAGCTGCCGGTATTCTCACCAAAGAAATGGTGAAAACCATGGCTGCAAATCCGATTATCTTTGCCTTGGCAAACCCGGATCCAGAAATTCTGCCTGAACATGCACATGAAGTTCGTGATGACGTGATCATGGCAACTGGTCGTTCAGACTATCCAAACCAGGTAAATAATGCACTGTGCTTCCCATATATCTTCCGTGGCGCGCTTGACGTTGGCGCAACCACCATCAATGAAGAAATGAAGATTGCCTGTGTACATGCCATTGCGCGCATGGCACATGTTGAAGCAGACGCAGCATCGTATGGTGAAAAATCAGCATCATTTGGCCGTGATTACTTAATCCCGCGTCCACTCGATCAACGCTTGATTCTTGAAATTGCCCCGGCAATTGCACAGGCAGCGATGGACTCTGGCGTAGCCACTCGCCCGATTCAGGACTTCTCTGCTTACCGTCAACGTCTGTCTGAGTTTGTTTACAACTCTGCATTCATGATGAAACCAATTTTCGCCCAGGCGAAAACTGATCCTAAGCGTATTGCCTATGCTGAAGGTGAAGACCTGCGTGTACTTCGTGCCGTACAAATTGCAGTCGATGAAGGTCTGGCGAAACCCATCCTTGTCGGTCGCCCTGCAGTGATTGAAGCAAATATCAAGAAATTAGGTCTACGTCTTGAAGATGGGGTGAACATCACCATCATCGATCAAGAAAAGAACCCACATTACGAAATGTTTGCTGATGACTACTACAGCATCATGCAACGTAAAGGTGTGACACCTGAGTATGCGCAACGTGAAGCACGTCGCCGTTCTACCTTAATTGCATCTATGCTGGTGAAACACGGTCTTGCAGACGGTATGCTGTGTGGTACCTACTCAAGTTACGACATTCATCTGGACTTCGTAAGCAACATCATTGGTAAGAAAGAAGGTCATAACACATTCTTTACGCTCAATGCATTAATGCTTGAAGACCGTAACCTGTTCATCGCGGATACATACATTAACCGTAACCCGACAGCTGAACAGCTTGCTGAAATGACCATTTTGGCTGCTGAAGAAGTACGTCGTTTTGGTGTAACACCACGTATCGCACTTCTTTCTCACTCAAGCTTCGGTAGCGACCAAGATGACTTAAGTGCGCAAAAAATGCGTAAAGTGTATGACATCTTGTCTGAAACTGCGCCTGAACTGGAAGTTGAAGGTGAAATGCACGGCGATGCGGCACTTGATGAAAACATCCGTCACTTTGCTTTCCCGAACTCACGTTTCAAAGGTTCTGCAAACTTGCTGATTATGCCAAATCTGGATGCAGCCAACATTTCGTTTAACCTGTTGAAATCGACTTCAGGGAATAACGTTACCATTGGTCCTATCCTGTTAGGTGTATCTAAACCTGTCCACATCCTGACACCAACTACGACTACACGTCGCTTGGTGAACATGACTGCATTAACCGTTGCTGAAATTCAGGAAAATGAAAAATTAGCCCTTTGA
- a CDS encoding multifunctional CCA addition/repair protein yields the protein MQVYLVGGAVRDHLLGHPYHEKDYVVVGATPEQLLAQGYQPVGKDFPVFLHPETKEEYALARTERKSGRGYHGFEFYTDPSVSLEDDLIRRDLTINAMAMDNEGNIYDPYAGQQDLEQRILRHVSDAFVEDPLRVLRIARFAARYKSLGFSVAEETLTLMKQLVESGELNALIQERVWKETSRALMEDHADEYFTVLRTCGALKVLFPELDALYGIPQRPEYHPEIDSGIHTMMSLQQACKANYSLDVRFAVLVHDLGKALTPADELPRHIMHEERGVKPVTEICDRLKVPTNTKQLAIAVCKEHLKCHQALSLKPGTLWRLLQRLDVLRRPERVEAFIQACECDSRGRLGLEDRDYPQATYILNAMEVVRNIKAQDLPADVKGQEIGEMLIERRIKALAELKAHHTALAE from the coding sequence ATGCAAGTTTATTTAGTAGGCGGTGCGGTTCGAGATCACTTGCTCGGGCACCCCTATCACGAGAAAGATTATGTTGTAGTCGGTGCAACACCGGAACAACTTCTTGCTCAGGGCTATCAGCCTGTGGGTAAGGATTTCCCTGTTTTTTTACATCCAGAAACAAAAGAAGAATATGCACTGGCACGCACTGAACGTAAATCAGGTCGTGGCTATCATGGCTTTGAATTTTATACCGATCCGAGCGTTAGTCTTGAAGATGATCTGATTCGTCGTGACCTGACCATCAATGCCATGGCCATGGATAACGAAGGCAATATTTATGATCCTTATGCGGGTCAGCAGGACTTGGAACAACGCATTTTACGCCATGTATCCGATGCCTTTGTTGAAGATCCACTCCGTGTTCTACGCATCGCCCGCTTTGCTGCACGTTATAAAAGTTTAGGCTTTAGCGTGGCAGAAGAAACCCTCACCTTAATGAAACAATTGGTGGAATCAGGTGAACTCAATGCGCTAATTCAGGAACGTGTCTGGAAAGAAACTTCCCGTGCGCTGATGGAAGATCATGCCGATGAATATTTTACCGTTTTACGTACCTGTGGTGCGTTAAAAGTCCTGTTCCCGGAGCTGGATGCTTTATACGGTATTCCACAGCGTCCTGAATATCATCCGGAAATTGATAGTGGCATTCATACCATGATGTCATTACAGCAAGCTTGTAAAGCCAACTATTCTTTAGATGTCCGCTTCGCAGTGCTGGTTCACGACTTAGGTAAGGCCTTGACACCGGCAGATGAATTACCGCGTCATATCATGCATGAAGAACGCGGGGTCAAACCGGTGACTGAAATCTGTGACCGTTTGAAAGTCCCAACCAATACCAAACAGCTGGCCATTGCAGTCTGTAAAGAACATTTAAAATGCCATCAGGCTTTAAGCCTGAAACCGGGTACTTTATGGCGTTTACTGCAACGTCTGGATGTGTTGCGTCGCCCTGAACGAGTGGAGGCGTTTATACAGGCTTGTGAATGCGACTCCCGTGGCCGTTTAGGGCTGGAAGATCGTGACTATCCTCAGGCCACTTATATACTTAATGCAATGGAAGTGGTCCGCAATATTAAAGCGCAAGACTTACCTGCCGATGTGAAAGGTCAAGAAATTGGTGAGATGTTGATTGAGCGTCGCATTAAGGCTTTGGCTGAATTGAAAGCGCATCATACGGCTCTTGCTGAATAA
- the epmA gene encoding EF-P lysine aminoacylase EpmA — MSQSIAYQPTCDLKAMQARAKMYAQIRQFFAERNVLEVETPVLSQAGVTDVHLASIQAQRHLQGKLHTHYLQTSPEFAMKRLLASGSGPIYQICKVFRDDEHGRKHNSEFTMLEWYRPGFSLKDLMFEVTDLLNVTLKQRFGEVRPTILSYKHAFMDRLNINPLQASLKELKDCCNRVGLNLDLGDDRLGYIDLLFSHFVEPSLGFDTPVFLTDFPAELASLAKTRIDEDGELVAARFELYIEGLELANAYDELIDADVLRSRFEADNAERAKLGLHVMPVDEYLLAALPHMTECSGIALGIDRLLMVATEQMKLEKVIAFPADVS; from the coding sequence ATGAGTCAGTCTATTGCTTATCAGCCGACTTGTGACTTAAAGGCCATGCAGGCACGTGCCAAAATGTATGCGCAAATCCGTCAGTTCTTTGCTGAACGGAATGTACTGGAAGTTGAAACACCAGTCTTATCGCAGGCCGGAGTGACCGATGTACATCTGGCCTCTATACAGGCACAGCGTCATTTACAAGGCAAATTACACACCCACTATTTGCAAACCTCGCCCGAATTTGCCATGAAGCGGCTGCTGGCCAGTGGCAGTGGTCCGATCTATCAAATCTGCAAAGTTTTTCGTGATGATGAGCATGGGCGTAAACACAATAGCGAGTTCACTATGCTGGAGTGGTACCGTCCCGGATTTAGCTTGAAAGATTTGATGTTTGAAGTAACCGATTTGCTCAATGTGACTTTAAAACAGCGTTTTGGTGAAGTTCGTCCAACGATCCTCAGCTATAAACACGCTTTTATGGATCGTCTGAATATCAATCCATTACAAGCCAGTTTAAAAGAGCTGAAAGACTGCTGTAACCGGGTTGGCCTCAACCTGGACTTAGGTGATGACCGCCTGGGTTATATCGATTTGCTTTTTTCGCATTTTGTCGAACCGAGTCTGGGTTTTGATACGCCAGTATTTTTAACCGATTTCCCCGCTGAACTGGCTTCCTTGGCCAAAACCCGAATCGATGAGGATGGGGAACTGGTGGCTGCCCGCTTCGAGCTGTATATTGAAGGTCTGGAATTGGCCAATGCTTATGATGAATTGATTGATGCCGATGTGCTGCGTTCCCGTTTTGAAGCAGATAATGCCGAACGTGCAAAACTGGGCTTACATGTCATGCCGGTTGATGAATATCTGCTTGCTGCATTACCGCACATGACAGAGTGTTCCGGTATTGCTTTAGGCATTGACCGTTTGTTAATGGTCGCTACAGAGCAAATGAAGCTTGAAAAAGTGATTGCTTTTCCGGCGGACGTGTCGTAA
- a CDS encoding 4-phosphoerythronate dehydrogenase: protein MKIVADENLAFTEYFFADFGEIQQAAGRTLTHADVKDAEALLVRSVTQVNAELVQDTKLKFVGSATIGTDHLDIAALEQCNIVWSNAAGCNAQAVAEYVITALLHLKPELIDANDSFTLGIIGLGNVGSRLAVMAKFLGWKVIGHDPFVQREQIEQVDLNTLLKTADAISTHVPLTKTGNHPTYHLINAEALAQMKPTAILINSARGPVVEESALIVDIQQTQRPVVLDVFEHEPEISEQLLNLIRLVTPHIAGYSLEGKARGTQMIYDAFCSTFNYPATKQFETQLPVCEPYFKERDLKAVLKQYLTQIYDIARDDANLRACLKDGKVEQKAFDYLRKTYPLRREWAAHGGPKA from the coding sequence ATGAAAATTGTCGCAGATGAAAATCTGGCATTTACTGAATATTTCTTTGCCGATTTTGGAGAAATTCAGCAGGCTGCAGGACGAACCTTAACCCATGCGGATGTGAAAGATGCAGAAGCGTTACTGGTGCGTTCTGTGACCCAAGTCAATGCCGAGCTGGTTCAGGACACAAAATTAAAATTTGTCGGCAGTGCGACCATTGGCACCGATCATCTGGATATAGCTGCTTTAGAACAATGCAACATTGTCTGGTCGAATGCTGCCGGCTGTAATGCGCAGGCCGTTGCGGAATATGTGATTACCGCTTTACTGCATTTAAAACCTGAACTGATCGATGCCAATGACAGCTTTACTTTGGGCATTATCGGTCTGGGCAATGTCGGTTCACGTCTGGCTGTTATGGCCAAATTTCTGGGCTGGAAGGTGATTGGTCATGATCCCTTCGTACAGCGTGAACAAATTGAGCAAGTAGATTTAAATACCCTATTAAAAACAGCCGATGCGATTTCCACCCATGTGCCTTTAACTAAAACAGGCAATCATCCAACTTACCATCTCATCAATGCTGAAGCTTTAGCACAGATGAAGCCTACAGCGATTTTAATTAATTCGGCACGAGGACCGGTGGTTGAAGAATCGGCTTTAATTGTCGATATTCAACAGACCCAGCGTCCAGTAGTTCTCGATGTATTTGAGCACGAACCTGAAATTTCAGAACAGCTGTTAAATTTAATTCGTTTGGTCACACCGCATATTGCCGGGTATAGCTTGGAAGGAAAGGCACGTGGTACACAAATGATCTACGATGCATTCTGCAGTACCTTTAATTACCCAGCGACAAAGCAATTTGAAACGCAATTGCCTGTCTGTGAACCATATTTTAAAGAGCGTGATTTAAAGGCTGTGTTAAAGCAATATTTAACCCAAATCTATGATATTGCCCGTGATGATGCAAACTTAAGGGCCTGCCTGAAAGATGGCAAGGTTGAGCAAAAAGCCTTTGATTATTTGCGTAAAACCTATCCCTTACGCCGTGAATGGGCAGCACATGGAGGGCCGAAGGCATGA